In Eremothecium gossypii ATCC 10895 chromosome IV, complete sequence, the genomic stretch GAGTTGCTGAAGGAGAACACGTATGAAAGAATTATAGGAGCTGATGGTTTCTGAGAGCGCGTGGTACTGCTCCTGCGCCGCGTGGCCGCTTATTGATGACTGTATGCATTCTAGCTCGTGGTCCACAAGGAGAAGCTTGGCCTTCATGAAAAACGAGGCAACACTGCGCTTAAGCTCCCGCAACAAGTTACCGCAGAGAAACCACATTTCGAGTAGGAGGCACACTGAGTCCCGCATGTAGTACTCGTGCGCCTGGCCGTGTGAGAACTCCTGTATCGCATGGATGGTCGCATGCGAGTCGACTGTAAGCTGCTCTAGGGCCTTCGAGATTTTGTCGCACTTGGCGACTGTCTTGAGCGCAATGTCGCGGTAGAAGTCTTCCGTTGGCCGAGTCAGCTCCTTGGCCTCTCCTGCCCCCGCTGGGCCGAACCGCACCTGCACCGACTTATCGAGCGCTTGTAAATCCCATGTCTTCCGCAACAAAACCTTCAACTTTATCAAGTCTGTGTACATGGAGAGCGTGGCCTCGCATTGTCGCAACGCTGCCTCCTCACGCGCCTCCTCCCCGCGCGCCCGTGACTCGACACGTTGTGCCTCAAGAAGCTCCCCGAGCTTCGCCGCGTCCAAGCTGCTCTTATCTGCAAAGTGAGACAGTATGGGGTCTGTGTATTCCATCGCTGATGGTAGCTATGCCTGTTGCTGGCTCCTTGTATCCTGTTGGACCTTTTGGTGTCCCTGCTCACCTGTCCCTGCGTGCCGATCTAGATCCTGCGCCTAATTGTAAACAGACAAAGGCCTCGAGAACGCTCGAGCCTCGAGCACCGTTTTGCGCCTCTTGATTTGTCCGGGGAACTTCCGTGGTGCATGGACTTCGTATCGCGGACCGTGCAATGAGTCACGTGACAGAGCCCATGACGTCAGCCGCGTGAAACGTCAGCACAACTCCCGACAGAGATCCCTGCGACACTTTATCCACGAAAGACCCCTGACTGTTACTCCTTAGAGCAGCGCCACCGTCACATTACTATCATGCACGCCGTACCTGAGGCGTCTTAGCTGTGTGCTGTGTCGCGTTAAAATAAAATTCGTCCCACTTCCATTACCGGACTGGCCCGTCCATACTGGCCGCAGATCGCGACGAAAAGAATCATGGTGTTCTTGATTAGCCTAGAGCTATGAATATTCCAACACCTAGTGCATGGCGAGAGTGGTAACGAGAAACAAGGCGGCAACGTTTTGGACAGCAAACAAACGGGTCGGGGCACCAACGATGGTTTCGCGTTTCCTCCCGGATTGAATCGGTGCGTTGCGTACTCACCGCGGGGGCTAACCAGCAAGAAAAGCATGCGCCGATCCCACGTGATCACAGGGCGTTGGCGCCCCGATGACGTCTGTGGTCTTAGCCGAATGGTGATCACGTGTTGATTTTCATACCTTTTGCACCTTAACACCTCATAACGCACCGGTCAAATCGGCACCTGCCCCCCTTCCCTCTCTAGTGATCACCGCGCAGCGCTGGACTGTTTGCTGCCCGTTGCGGCGAAAGGGGCAGAACAGAACACAGGGGAACATTCTGGCGGTAAAGGCAGTGcgtatatatatatacgCGCGGTACGCGGAGGGGTGGCACCACGCAGGGAAGGCCATAGCCAATTATGACGGAAGAAGTAAGGAAACAGGCGCAACAGCTGACTCTCGACACGCAGCGTAGCGAGGAGCACTCTGGAAATGTGGTGGTGGTCTCCAACCGGCTACCGGTGACGATTAAGAAAAATGACAGCGGCGAGTACGAGTACTCCATGTCCTCTGGAGGGCTCGTGACAGCTCTGCAGGGGCTGAAGAAGTCGACGAAGTTCCAGTGGTACGGGTGGCCCGGGCTAGAGATTCCCGAGGGCGACAGGGAGCAGGTGCAGCGGGACCTGCTGGAGAAGTTCAATGCGATTCCGATCTTCCTGAGCGACGAGCTGGCGGATCTCCATTACAACGGCTTCAGCAACTCGATTCTGTGGCCGCTGTTCCACTACCACCCCGGCGAGATCAACTTCGACGAGAACGCGTGGTTGGCGTACAACGAGGCGAACCGGGCCTTTGCGGAGGCCATCCAGAAGAACCTCCGGGATGACGACATCGTGTGGGTGCACGACTACCACCTGATGCTGCTTccggagctgctgcgcaacTACATTGCGACGGCGAATCTACAGAATGTAAAGCTGGGATGGTTCCTGCACACTCCGTTCCCATCATCCGAGATATATCGTATATTGCCTGTGCGTCAGGAGATCCTGCGCGGGGTCCTAAGCTGCGATCTGTTAGGGTTCCACACTTACGACTACGCGCGCCACTTTCTGTCGTCCGTGCACCGGATCTTAAACGTCAACACGTTACCCAACGGCGTAAAGTTCCAGGGCCGCTTTGTCAACGTCGCAGCATTCCCCATCGGGATTGACGTGAATAACTTCACGGAGGGTCTGCAGAAGGAATCCGTCGTACAACGGGTCAAACAGCTGAAAGAGACATTCAAAGACTGTAAAATCATTGTGGGGGTGGACCGGCTGGACTATGTCAAGGGTGTACCACACAAACTACACGCCATAGAGGTGTTCCTGAATGAGCACCCAGAGTGGATCGGTAAGGTGGTCCTTGTCCAGGTAGCAGTTCCTAGTCGGGGCCATGTGGAGGAGTACCAGTATCTGCGTAACGTCGTCAACGAACTGGTCGGTCGCATTAACGGGCAGTTTGGCACCGTGGAATTTGTCCCAATCCACTTTATGCACAAATCTGTGCCATTTGAAGAGCTAATTTCACTGTACTCCATAAGTGACGTCTGTCTGGTCTCGTCGACCAGAGACGGCATGAACCTTGTTTCTTACGAGTACATCGCGTGCCAGGCTGAGAACAAGGGTTCGCTGATCCTCTCTGAATTCACGGGTGCTGCTCAATCACTAAACGGTGCCTTTATCGTTAATCCGTGGAACACCGATGAGCTTGCCGAGGCTATTCACGAGTCACTTACCTTACCGATCGAGAAGCGCGAGGCGAATTGGGAGAAGCTTTACAAGTATATATCCAAGTACACCAGCAGCTACTGGGGCGAGACTTTCGTGCACGAGTTGTACAAGCTCAGCTCTCAGAAGTAGGCTCATGCAAATATAAattatatatatatatatatcaCTTTAGTCATCAGTGTGGTACTGGTGTTGCTTAAATCGAACGCAACCGATAGAGATCGCAATTGCAATCATTTAACGTACTGCTGGTGACTTAATACGCATTGCAATGTTATCTCTACGTTTACTACCATCTGTGTGCTATGGTAACTGTCCATTTATACTGAATCCCCGCAAAGCCCCGTCGTTGCCATCCGAGTTGCACCTTCGCCATTTTCTCCTTATGATTCTCAGTTTCAGCCGTCAAGCGGACACACAGTAACTGGCCAATCAACGTTAGAACTGCGAGCGGTATCGTTGACGATCTACAAACGATCTATATTTGTCAGTCCGACAACTGTACTTAGCTGTTGTCACGAGTACAGGGTTTACCTCGTGTTGTTACTCGTCGAACAACAGCGCATAGAACACATATATCGATCACAATGGGCCAGCTACTCTCACACCCCCTGACGGAAAAAACTATAGTATACAACGACTACTTATTGGAAGCCAACGGGAAGCATGCCAACCTACCGGATGGCTCTATGAAGCCATATGCAAAGGAACGCCATCATCGTCACTTGCATTTGCGGCGACAGTTTACAGAGAACAAAAGCCAGGAAGTCGTTCTGACAGACACGTCGAGTGAAATCACAAAGGAGCATGCGAGTTGCACGCAATTTTTTAATTGTGTTGGTTCCATGCAGGGCTATCGCATGACACAGGAGGACGCGCACCTCGTCTCTAATTGTGACACGCAGCTCGTGGCTTCCTTTCGCAATCCTATGAATAACAATGCGGTCGAAAAACTACGGATCTCTGTGTTCGGAGTGTTTGATGGGCATGGTGGCGATGAATGCTCCCAGTTCTTGGCAGATTCGGAGAAGGGTCTTCTCAAGTGGATCAAATACAGTTTTGAGAACCATGAATACTGCAGCATTTCCGACAGTGCTAGCACAGCATCCAGCAGGAGGGCCTTCTGCACAGTTGAGGGACTAATTAGTCAAATATTTCGGGATGCATTTGCTCTACAAGATAAAGATCTTCATTGCCATTTTGCGAATTCCCCCTGCGGGTCGACTGCTGTTGTCGCGGCAATCATCAATAGCGAGACATTATACGTCGTAAACTGTGGGGATTCGCGCTGTATCCTTGCATCTATGAATAGCTGCATCAAGACCATGTCATTCGACCACAAGCCCCAACATATTGGCGAGCTCATCCGGATAAACGACGATGGTGGGACTGTATCATTAGGCCGCGTAGGCGGCGTCTTAGCCCTTAGCAGAGCATTTGGTGACTTTCAGTTTAAGCGCAGCGTGGCGTATAAAGACTCTCAGCTCACCAACTCCATTAGGAGGTATATTCCGGCTGCAGAGGCGCAAGTTACCGTAGAGCCGGATGTCCTCACGCACTCGTTGGATTACGCGAAGGACGAGTTTTTGGTACTAGCATGCGATGGAATATGGGACATCTATAGTAATAAAGCCCTGACGCAATTCATCAAATACCACCTCACGTTAGGACTCAGGCTAGACGACATTGTCACGAAGTTGTTGGATCATGGGCTAGCAGGAGCCGATTCAAATACCGGAGTTGGTTTTGACAACATGACAATCATAATCATTGTACTAAATAAGCCCGGTGAAACGTTAAGTCAATGGTATGCTAAAATGAAAATGCGGATGGAACAGGAAAAGGGATTAGTTTGACATTTCGCTTGTCTGTACATAGACTTTGTAAGCCTGGGTGTACCGTACTACATGAACTAGCAGCATATATACTATGAGCTATGCATTTAAGTGTATTAGTCGGTACGCTTCCCCTTCCGTCTTTTCAGGTAGGTAGAAGGTAATACTATGTCGATCTCGCCGTGTTCTTGTCGTAGCCAAAGGATGCTCGAGATATGAAATGCCATTATCGTGAAATACGTTTATCTCGCGTTCGTTCTAGACCTATAAATAAACATACCATCTACAGGAAACAAGCGACAATCACTTCCGGTTGGGCTTCGATGAGCGAAGAAGTCGCACGGACGCGTTCCACTACTCCAACAGATGTGCCTGGGCCCCGTGCCCGGGAATTTACACTCGACTTACCTCGCATCCCCTCTATTGAATTCCCGCTAAAGGTATCCCAGTCACAGGAGAGCATTGAAAAGGTTATAAACATGTGTGGAGGGTTACCAAAGGTCCGGCGAGCGCTAGCCGCACACAGTGACTCTAGCCACGACCTCGAACTACGCCTGAACGATGGCTCTGAGGAGGACGGTAGACCGCAGTTTTTCAACGAGCACCCCATCATAGGCAAGAGGGTGCAGCAACGCGATGAAGCCATTGTCCTCAAAATAAGTATGCCTCGGGGAACCATGGAACGCAATGACGGAGACGTACGCAAAGCACTTGCGTCTCTCCCCGCGTCTAAGGTGAAGGCGGTGCCGGTGGCGATCCTTCACAATACTGTAAGATTTCGCGAGATGTCCGATTTTCAAGTCAGACTGGATAACAATCCATCGGCCAAAGAGTTCAACGACAGCTTCGGGACGTTAAATTGGGAAAAGTTCAAGAAGTTCGTCGAAACGATCCCAGATTACGACGACAAGCCCTTTGAAAACATCGGCAAGGTTGTGTTTGATAGGGCCTCTGTGTGTCCCAGCTCGGATTTCCAGCTACCACCAATTCCCCGTTTCTCGATGGTAGGGCTACCGTTCATATACAAATACAGGAGCAATCCTTATGCCACGAAGACCGCTTCTGGAGAATCCAAGGTTGTGGGCACATATATCAAAAACTATCAACAGTTCGTGCATGATTTTTCCCCCAGCGTCTCGGTTCCGTTGACACCCCATCCGGAGTTGGTCAAGCAATATGAACTCGCAAAGAAGACGAAGGTCTACCCAGGAAGTAAGTCAGACTCCAAGTTTTATGAAAAACTGGAACAATGCCTGCCAATCTTGACAGAACTCTTCAATAGGCGTCATGTGTGGATTAAGCGGCATATCGATGGTATCATACCACAGGACCTACACGTTGTCTTGAAGATTGCCCTGTCTCTAGTTTCCTACCGGTTCACAAAAGGTCCGTGGCGGAATACTTACATTAAACTTGGCGTCGATCCACGCTCGTCAAACGAGTATGCGAAATACCAGACGGAATATTTTAAAATTGAGCGCAGGCTTCTGCGCAATACAGCTGTCCGGAAGAATGTGCCTGACCCACCTGAGAGATTTTACCGGACTAATACTCCGAATGACATAGACAGCAGATTTAGGTTTGATGGGAAGCAGATTCCATGGTATCTTATGCTCCAGATAGACCTACTAACTGATGAACCAAATATTAAGGAGGTTTTCCAAAATGCAGTTTACTTGGATACGCCCAAAGAGCTCACCGGTTGGTTCAGCGAGTTGGACTTAACGAAGATCCGCAAAATTGTCAAGTACGAGCTAGGCTGTATGGTACAAGGCAATTATGAGTTCAACGAGCACAAACTGAAGTATTTCAAAGTTATGCTCTACGTCAAAGAAACCCTTTCAAGTAAGGACGGAGATGGTGATGTGCACATGACCGACGAAAAGGAGGACGCTGAAGACGAGGACGAAGATAATGGCGTCGAAACGGGCGAACTAGATGAGACTGTGCTACAAGCGGATGAGGAGGATGAAGACGAAATTCCCATGCACAGGGCGCTCACTCAGCCGGAGGGAAGTGAGGACTCTGACGAATTCAGTATAAAGACCGCAAGTTTCAAGGAAATCGTAGAAAGGATCGCCAGAAGCGACCCAGAAACAGCGGATTACCTGGCAAAGGACCTCGATGGCTTCGTGCTGGAGACGCAGATATGAGCATGCGTCTTTCCACTGATATGGCTCTTTCCCGCTGAACATCTATAATCATTATAAACGTAAGCAAATTTTTTTTAGCTTGACAGGTCGCTTCTGTAGCGTACGTAAAACATCGAACAGTTAGAACTGGCAAACACGCTCATCCCTGCCGTTCCGTGCACCATTTCAGCGATGTTTCGGTCGCTAATCACAAAAAGATTTATATCAGGCCCTCCCGGCCTTTCTACTGCACAGGCGTCGCTACCTAAAAGGCCGCTGAGGAAGATCCGCCCAGGAAAGGCCCGTCCAGCCATCTACCACCAGTTCAATGTTCAAATAGAACTGAGTGATGGGAGTGTGATAACACGCAAGTCGCAGTATCCAAAGGCAGAAATCCGTCTCATCCAGGATCAGAGAAACTGCATCCTTTGGAACGAAAGCAGAACTGACCTGGTGGTTGTGGATGCCAACACCGGCGGCC encodes the following:
- the MRPL36 gene encoding mitochondrial 54S ribosomal protein bL31m (Syntenic homolog of Saccharomyces cerevisiae YBR122C (MRPL36)): MFRSLITKRFISGPPGLSTAQASLPKRPLRKIRPGKARPAIYHQFNVQIELSDGSVITRKSQYPKAEIRLIQDQRNCILWNESRTDLVVVDANTGGRMDKFKQKYGSAYSMKTADPQAATEASAEHQADAKAASEEDDSAFGMDDYLDLLSANAVAVQSGGKLAGKQKKSKK
- the TFC1 gene encoding transcription factor TFIIIC subunit TFC1 (Syntenic homolog of Saccharomyces cerevisiae YBR123C (TFC1)) codes for the protein MKCHYREIRLSRVRSRPINKHTIYRKQATITSGWASMSEEVARTRSTTPTDVPGPRAREFTLDLPRIPSIEFPLKVSQSQESIEKVINMCGGLPKVRRALAAHSDSSHDLELRLNDGSEEDGRPQFFNEHPIIGKRVQQRDEAIVLKISMPRGTMERNDGDVRKALASLPASKVKAVPVAILHNTVRFREMSDFQVRLDNNPSAKEFNDSFGTLNWEKFKKFVETIPDYDDKPFENIGKVVFDRASVCPSSDFQLPPIPRFSMVGLPFIYKYRSNPYATKTASGESKVVGTYIKNYQQFVHDFSPSVSVPLTPHPELVKQYELAKKTKVYPGSKSDSKFYEKLEQCLPILTELFNRRHVWIKRHIDGIIPQDLHVVLKIALSLVSYRFTKGPWRNTYIKLGVDPRSSNEYAKYQTEYFKIERRLLRNTAVRKNVPDPPERFYRTNTPNDIDSRFRFDGKQIPWYLMLQIDLLTDEPNIKEVFQNAVYLDTPKELTGWFSELDLTKIRKIVKYELGCMVQGNYEFNEHKLKYFKVMLYVKETLSSKDGDGDVHMTDEKEDAEDEDEDNGVETGELDETVLQADEEDEDEIPMHRALTQPEGSEDSDEFSIKTASFKEIVERIARSDPETADYLAKDLDGFVLETQI
- the TPS1 gene encoding alpha,alpha-trehalose-phosphate synthase (UDP-forming) TPS1 (Syntenic homolog of Saccharomyces cerevisiae YBR126C (TPS1)), coding for MTEEVRKQAQQLTLDTQRSEEHSGNVVVVSNRLPVTIKKNDSGEYEYSMSSGGLVTALQGLKKSTKFQWYGWPGLEIPEGDREQVQRDLLEKFNAIPIFLSDELADLHYNGFSNSILWPLFHYHPGEINFDENAWLAYNEANRAFAEAIQKNLRDDDIVWVHDYHLMLLPELLRNYIATANLQNVKLGWFLHTPFPSSEIYRILPVRQEILRGVLSCDLLGFHTYDYARHFLSSVHRILNVNTLPNGVKFQGRFVNVAAFPIGIDVNNFTEGLQKESVVQRVKQLKETFKDCKIIVGVDRLDYVKGVPHKLHAIEVFLNEHPEWIGKVVLVQVAVPSRGHVEEYQYLRNVVNELVGRINGQFGTVEFVPIHFMHKSVPFEELISLYSISDVCLVSSTRDGMNLVSYEYIACQAENKGSLILSEFTGAAQSLNGAFIVNPWNTDELAEAIHESLTLPIEKREANWEKLYKYISKYTSSYWGETFVHELYKLSSQK
- the PTC4 gene encoding type 2C protein phosphatase PTC4 (Syntenic homolog of Saccharomyces cerevisiae YBR125C (PTC4)); amino-acid sequence: MGQLLSHPLTEKTIVYNDYLLEANGKHANLPDGSMKPYAKERHHRHLHLRRQFTENKSQEVVLTDTSSEITKEHASCTQFFNCVGSMQGYRMTQEDAHLVSNCDTQLVASFRNPMNNNAVEKLRISVFGVFDGHGGDECSQFLADSEKGLLKWIKYSFENHEYCSISDSASTASSRRAFCTVEGLISQIFRDAFALQDKDLHCHFANSPCGSTAVVAAIINSETLYVVNCGDSRCILASMNSCIKTMSFDHKPQHIGELIRINDDGGTVSLGRVGGVLALSRAFGDFQFKRSVAYKDSQLTNSIRRYIPAAEAQVTVEPDVLTHSLDYAKDEFLVLACDGIWDIYSNKALTQFIKYHLTLGLRLDDIVTKLLDHGLAGADSNTGVGFDNMTIIIIVLNKPGETLSQWYAKMKMRMEQEKGLV